The Aeromonas jandaei genomic interval CGCCGCCGGGGTAATCGCTCTCATCACCTTCTACCTGACAGCGCCGCTGCAATACATCCCGACCGCCGCCCTCGGGGTGGTGCTGGTGATGGCATCCCTGTCGCTCACCGACTTTCGCGGCCTCTGGGCGCTGCGCCACTCCGACCGCGCCGCCTTCTGGCTGGCGCTGGTCACCTTTATCAGCGTGCTCACCATGGGGGTGATCCCGGGGATCACCCTTGCCGTGTTGCTGGGGCTGTTCCAGTTCCTGCGCAATGTGATGCGTCCCACCGACCAGCTGCTCGGCATGGATGACGAAGGGGTGGTGCGCACCCTGGGGGACAACGAGCAGGCCAAGGCGATCCCGGGCATTCTGGTCTATCGCTTCAACTCGCCGCTCACCTACTTCAACGCCCCCTACTTCAAGCGGCGAGTCATGGCCCTGCTGGTGCAGGATCCCCACAATCCCAAGTGTCTGGTGATCGATGCCGTCGCCTGCTTTACCCATCAGGACATCAGCGTGATGAGCATGGTGGGAGAGCTGCACAAGGATCTGAAACGACGCGGCATCCATATGGTGATGGCGGGACGCCATGGCCAGATGACCCACTGGCTCAAGCAGGCTGGCGTGCGGGTGGGCGACGAGGGGATCATCCTCTGCCCCGACATGTATCAGGCGCTGCGCATGACCCGCTGCTACCGCGAGCCGGTGTTCAGGGATGACGATGTGGTCGAAAGTACCACGGATGCCATCCTCTCCCGCTGGCCACAGGATGATGCCCTGCCCGACTCGGCGCGTCTTACCCTCCCCTGCGAGCAGGAGGCGGGCACCACGCCGGCCTGATCTGCCGACCAGCTCCTCTGGCCGGAGAGTCTCCGGCCAAGGATTGCACCCGCTCCGCGCTTGGTGTTAAATGCCCGACCAGATGGCACCAGATCGTGCCGTCCCAGCTGTTGGACATGCCATGCAAACTCAATCCCACGCAGGCCCGGGCACGCTCTTTGCGCTGACCTGGCCGCTCTTTATCGATCTCGCCCTCCACTTTCTGACCGGCGCACTCAACACCTTCATGGTGGGACATGTCTCCTATCAGGGGGTCGCGGCGCTGGCGGTCGGCAATCAGGTGTTCGATCTGGCCATCACATTGTTCAGCTTCGTCAGTATCGGTACCAGCGTGGTGATCACCCAGTATCTGGGGGCAGGTGACAGGGAGCGCAGCCGGGTGGTGATCCACACCGCCATCGGCTTCAACCTGTTGATCGGTCTGGTGGCGGCTGTCGGCGTGATGGCCGGTGCCAGTACCATGCTGGCGCTGATGAACCTGCCAGCCAACCTGATGAGCGATGGCACCCTCTACCTGCAGATCATCGGCCTCTGCCTGCTGCCGGAAGCGGCGGCGCTCTGTCTGGCGGCGACGCTGCGCGCCCACGGCCATACCCGTCAGGCGATGTATGTGACTCTCATCGTCAACCTCATCACCTTTGTCGGCAACCTGCTGCTGCTCTACGGCTGGTTCGGCCTGCCCCAGATGGGCGTGGCGGGGGTTGCCATCAGCACGGTAGCCGGGCGTCTGGTGGGCGTGGTGATGCTGGTCTGGCTGGTGGCCCGCAAAACCGGCATCCACCTCAAGATCCGCGACATCGTTCACCCCAGCCGGGAGATGCTGGGCAAGGTACTCCATATCGGCCTGCCTGCCGCCGGCGAGAACCTCTCCTGGATGCTGCAGTTTATGGTGGTGACCGCTTTTGTCGGTCTGCTGGGGGACAAGGCGCTGGCAACCCAGTCCTACTTCTTCCAGATCTGCCTGTTCATCCTGCTGTTTGGCCTCTCCATCGGTCTTGGTAACGAGATCATCATCGGCCATCTGGCGGGCGCCAGACAGTTTGACCGGGCCTATCAACAGCTGCTCAAGAGCCTCAAGCTCGGGCTCGCGGTCACCTGCGTCATCGCAGTGGCGGCGGCACTTAATGGCCGCACCATCATCAGCCTCTTTACCGATGACCCCGACATCATCACCCAGGTGGCGCAGCTCTTTCTCATCAGCCTCATCCTAGAGCCAGGCCGCACCTTCAATCTGGTGGTGATCAACGCCCTGCGCGCGACGGGTGATGCCCGCTTCCCCCTCTACATGGCACTGCTCTCCATGTGGGGAATTGCCGTACCCCTTTCCTATTTCCTTGGTATCATGCAGGGCTATGGACTGGTAGGCATCTGGCTGGCGCTCGCCTGCGACGAGTGGGTTCGCGGTCTGGCCATGTTCTGGCGCTGGCGCAGTCGTCGCTGGCAAAACAAAATCCTAGTTGAAACATAAGCGGAATCAGAATGAAGAAAATCGGACTCTTGCTGACTGCCCTGCTGCTCAGCCCTCTGGCCATGGCGCAAACCGCGCCCGCAGCCCCCAAGACTCAAGCCACCATGACCTGGTATGTGGCCCCCATCGTCATCGATGAGAGCAGCGAGGCCCAGAAGGCGCTGACCAAGGATTTCATGGCCCAGATGATCAAGACCATCAAGATCAACGAGTACCAGACCGGCAAAGCGGTGGGCAACACCAAAAATCCCAAGTGGCTGATCCGCACCAAGCTGATCCCCGCCAGCAATGAGCCGCTGGTCGGCAAGAAGCACCCGCAGGGGCTCACCTACGGCAAGGGTAACCCGACTCAGGAGATCATCGGTGAGCTGCTGATGAACGGCACTCTGGTGGCCCACATCGGGCAGGGCTGGCGTGAGCCGATTGTTGCCAATACCCCGGTGGCCGAACGCCTCTCCGTGGCCAACTACCGTTACGCCGTTGGCGATCAGGCCAAGTCGCCGGATCTTGAAGAGCTGGCCGCCCAGATCGGTTTCGAAGCGGGCAAGGTGATCCATCGCGACGGCAAGCCATTGCCTGAAAAGAAAAAGAAGAAAGATCAGACAGACAAGGATAAGGGGTAATTCCCCTCATCACTGAAAAGGGGCCACAAGGCCCCTTTTTGCTCTCTGCCGCTCACCGGCATCATGCCAATGATGTGATCCGAGCCACGTTTTGACCCATGCCTTGAATTGAAAACTCATTTATTCCGAATCAATTCAATGCCTTAAAAATAGCCTTTCAAGTATATCCCATCATTGCCCCTAAATTCGATCACGATCACGTTTATCACCGTCGCTAAGGGGTAGCTTGGTCTTACAGGCACAATCAAACGAAACCAAGGAGGCTCCATTACATGTTCCCAGAGTACAGAGAACTCATCTCGAGACTGAAGAGCAGTGATGTCCATTTCCAGAAGAAGTTTGACTTGCACAACGACCTGGATGAGGAGATTAGGAAGCTGGAAAAGCATCACGCCAGTGACTACAGCTCCGAGGTGAAGGATCTGAAAAAACAGAAACTTAAACTGAAAGAGGAGATATACGAGATCCTCAAGCAACATCCACAATAGATGCCTCGACGAATATCAGGATAAGCAACTTATCCTTCAGCCCGGCCAGAGAGCCGGGCTTTTCATTACCCACTCAACCTCACGCCATGCCATGCCATGCCAAGAAATAGCAATCAAATGGCTCCTACTGCTGGCGACGGTTTCGCCAACCCCTCTGCACGCTCGCAAAAATGGCTGACAAAACTGGACGGAGCAGAGGTCATGGCTAAGATAGGGGCTCTTGATATCGCGATTTGCTAGGGAGTAGGAAATGGAGTTAGTACTTGGCCCGTTGGAGGCCCGTGTCATCGGGTGCCTGATTGAAAAAGAGATCTGCACCCCGGATCAATATCCCCTCTCCCTCAATGCACTGGTCAATGCCTGCAACCAGAAGAGCAACCGCGAGCCGGTACTGGAGCTTGCCGAGCTCGACATCCGCGCCGTGGTTGACGAGCTGATCCGCCGGCGACTGGTGGTCAATACCGCCGGTTTCAATGCCCGGGTACCCCGCTATCAGCACCGATTCTGCAACACCGAATTTGGCGAACTCAAATTCAGCGCTCAGGAGCTCGGTATCATCTGCGAGCTGCTGCTGCGTGGCCCGCAAACCCCGGGTGAACTGCGCTCGCGCACCAATCGACTGTGCAGTTTTGATGACGTCACCGAAGTGGATGCGGTGCTGACCCAGCTCATCGAACGCGGCCCCTATGTGGTAAAACTGCCGCGTGAACCGGGCAAGCGCGAATCCCGCTACGCCCACCTCTTTAGCGGTGAAGTGGATATTCAGGCGATGATGGAAGCCGCTCCGGCAGCAGCCTACGCCTCTCCTGCGGCGGATCGCCTGAGCGAGCTGGAGCAGGAGGTGAGCGAACTCAAGAGCCGTCTCGCCGCCATGGAAGCCAGGCTGGCGGCGCTGGATGGTCAGGGCTGAGACCCTGCCACTCCATCTTTCTATTTGTCAGGGAGCCGGGGCCAACCCCCAGGCTCCCTCTGTTTTTTCATGCTGAGGAAGTGCCCGTGATCACCCTGATCAAAGAGTCTGACCACCAGAAAATGCCCTGGAAAAACAAGCAGGGCACCACAGCCCAGATCCTCATCTCCCCCAAGGGAGCGAGCCTCGACAAGCTCGACTTTGACTACCGGCTCAGCTCCGCCCCCATCAAGGAGGCCGGCCGCTTCTCTACCTTCCCGGGCTATCAGCGCATTCTGCTGCCGGTGAGCGGCGCCGGCTTCGTACTGAACGGCCACCCCTACGCCACCTTTGAAGCGGCCCATTTTGGCGGTGACGAGGAGACCCACTGCGAACTGCTGAAAAAAGAGGTGACCGATCTTGGCCTTATCTACCACCCGGACAGGGTTGCGGCCAACGTGCGGGTATTGAACCTCCCCTTCCCCCTGACGCTCACCCTCGAGCCAGAGAAGACTTACCTTTGCCACCTGCTGAGCGGCCAGCTCACGGTGCAGGGGCAAGTGGTCGCTATCAACGAAACACTGGTGGTGAGTGGCGAGGAGAGCATTCACTTCGACTGCCAGAAGAAGAGCACCATTGCCTTCTTTACCCTGCAAGGGAAGTAGCGGCGGGACAGCAAAAGAGCATGAAAAAGCCGGGCAATCCCGGCTTTTTCTATTCAGGCGCCCGGCGCGATGCCAGTCATAGCCTTAGTTCACCTTGAAGGTGCCCTTCATCATGGCAAAGTGGCCAGGGAAGGAGCAGAAGAAGGTGAGATCCTTGCCGGCCAGACCGTCGGTCTTGAAGGTCACGCTGGTGCTCTCGCCACCGCCAATCAGCTTGGTGTGAGCCAGTACGCGGGGGTCATCCTTGGGCAAATAGTTGTTCTCGGCACCAGCGCTCATCCCGGCGGTCGCCACGGCCTGATAGTCGGCAGTAGTGGCCAGCACCCAGTTGTGGCCCATGCCGGTGACCGGCAGTTTACCGGTGTGGTTCAGGGTGACGGTTACCTCTTTGCAAGTCGCAGGTACGCTCATCTCCTTGAGGTTGTACTGCATGGCATCATTGCCCTCGATGACCAATGCGCACTCATCGGCCAGTACCGGGGCAGCCAGGGTACTCAGAAACAGCAGGGTAATCGCCTTTTTCATTATCTTCTCCTTTGATTGGCAATGAATGGCAACAGGTTTGCGCAACACTTCTTCAAGAATGGCCGCAAAGATGCTGTCAAAATCGACCTTTATTTTACTCACCTGTATTCAATCGGCTATGAATTTAGCCCGAAGCTGTGGGCCAGCTCACCAGAATAAGCAAAGTCTGTTTAATTTTTTCCGCCATTTTCTCCGGGCGGGGCTCGCCCGTCGCCAGCCCCT includes:
- a CDS encoding MATE family efflux transporter — its product is MQTQSHAGPGTLFALTWPLFIDLALHFLTGALNTFMVGHVSYQGVAALAVGNQVFDLAITLFSFVSIGTSVVITQYLGAGDRERSRVVIHTAIGFNLLIGLVAAVGVMAGASTMLALMNLPANLMSDGTLYLQIIGLCLLPEAAALCLAATLRAHGHTRQAMYVTLIVNLITFVGNLLLLYGWFGLPQMGVAGVAISTVAGRLVGVVMLVWLVARKTGIHLKIRDIVHPSREMLGKVLHIGLPAAGENLSWMLQFMVVTAFVGLLGDKALATQSYFFQICLFILLFGLSIGLGNEIIIGHLAGARQFDRAYQQLLKSLKLGLAVTCVIAVAAALNGRTIISLFTDDPDIITQVAQLFLISLILEPGRTFNLVVINALRATGDARFPLYMALLSMWGIAVPLSYFLGIMQGYGLVGIWLALACDEWVRGLAMFWRWRSRRWQNKILVET
- a CDS encoding YdcH family protein yields the protein MFPEYRELISRLKSSDVHFQKKFDLHNDLDEEIRKLEKHHASDYSSEVKDLKKQKLKLKEEIYEILKQHPQ
- a CDS encoding YceH family protein, with amino-acid sequence MELVLGPLEARVIGCLIEKEICTPDQYPLSLNALVNACNQKSNREPVLELAELDIRAVVDELIRRRLVVNTAGFNARVPRYQHRFCNTEFGELKFSAQELGIICELLLRGPQTPGELRSRTNRLCSFDDVTEVDAVLTQLIERGPYVVKLPREPGKRESRYAHLFSGEVDIQAMMEAAPAAAYASPAADRLSELEQEVSELKSRLAAMEARLAALDGQG
- a CDS encoding HutD family protein, whose translation is MITLIKESDHQKMPWKNKQGTTAQILISPKGASLDKLDFDYRLSSAPIKEAGRFSTFPGYQRILLPVSGAGFVLNGHPYATFEAAHFGGDEETHCELLKKEVTDLGLIYHPDRVAANVRVLNLPFPLTLTLEPEKTYLCHLLSGQLTVQGQVVAINETLVVSGEESIHFDCQKKSTIAFFTLQGK
- the azu gene encoding azurin translates to MKKAITLLFLSTLAAPVLADECALVIEGNDAMQYNLKEMSVPATCKEVTVTLNHTGKLPVTGMGHNWVLATTADYQAVATAGMSAGAENNYLPKDDPRVLAHTKLIGGGESTSVTFKTDGLAGKDLTFFCSFPGHFAMMKGTFKVN